The Oryzias melastigma strain HK-1 linkage group LG13, ASM292280v2, whole genome shotgun sequence genome window below encodes:
- the zgc:154093 gene encoding cdc42 effector protein 2 → MPAKTPMYLKTTTPKKGKKVKLRDVLSGDMISPPLGDVRHSAHVGPDGEGDMFGDVGFLQGKMDMLPSLSRAPDGRSHSVERHAGDDLPDKQEAHSYAYNGYHYQHSSSGLLKTTISMPVFITHEQAPPKPPRLHLDDHSPTSLPSQQESSHKPASFCGNGTAGRLASDPGRDISVSHAIRRLVPSSGSFSEASSEDSMSESCGPPDVRRGLSLDSDAGLSNEDLQSERSESPCAAFHPAGLTASNNVSRSNSISGLDLDLGPSILEDVLSIMDRYKSLENRCEL, encoded by the coding sequence ATGCCTGCGAAGACGCCCATGTACCTGAAAACCACCACCCCTAAGAAGGGGAAGAAGGTGAAGCTCCGGGACGTCCTGTCTGGCGACATGATCAGCCCTCCGCTGGGCGACGTCCGCCACAGCGCCCACGTGGGGCCCGACGGCGAGGGCGACATGTTTGGGGACGTGGGCTTCCTGCAGGGGAAGATGGACATGCTGCCGTCCCTGAGCCGCGCCCCTGACGGGCGCTCGCACAGCGTGGAGCGCCACGCGGGGGACGACCTCCCCGACAAGCAGGAGGCGCACAGCTACGCCTACAACGGATACCACTACCAGCACTCCAGCAGCGGCCTGCTGAAGACCACCATCTCCATGCCCGTGTTCATCACCCACGAACAGGCTCCGCCCAAACCGCCCCGTCTCCACCTGGACGACCACTCCCCCACGTCTTTGCCCTCCCAGCAGGAGTCCAGCCATAAACCGGCTTCCTTTTGTGGGAACGGCACGGCGGGGCGTTTGGCGTCGGATCCCGGCCGGGACATCTCGGTGTCGCACGCCATCCGCAGACTGGTCCCGTCGTCCGGGTCCTTCTCGGAGGCCTCGTCCGAGGACTCCATGTCGGAGAGCTGCGGGCCCCCGGACGTTCGGCGGGGGCTGAGTCTGGACTCTGACGCCGGCCTGAGCAACGAGGACCTGCAGAGCGAGCGCAGCGAGTCGCCCTGCGCCGCCTTCCATCCCGCCGGGCTCACGGCCTCCAACAACGTCTCCAGATCCAACTCCATCTCCGGACTGGACCTGGATCTGGGCCCGTCCATCCTGGAGGACGTCCTCAGCATCATGGACCGCTACAAGAGTCTGGAGAACCGCTGCGAGCTGTGA
- the ercc2 gene encoding general transcription and DNA repair factor IIH helicase subunit XPD isoform X1: MKLNIEGLLVYFPYDYIYPEQYSYMLELKRTLDAKGHGVLEMPSGTGKTISLLSLIVAYQRAFPLDVTKLIYCSRTVPEIEKVVEELRKLMEFYAKETGEVNNFLALALSSRKNLCIHPEVSALRFGKEVDGKCHSLTASYIRAQRHSNPDQPVCRFYEEFDSVGRQVPLPAGIYNLDDLKDFGRRKGWCPYYLARYSILHANIVVYSYHYLLDPKIADLVSKELAKKSVVVFDEAHNIDNVCIDSMSVNITRRTLDRCQNNVDTLQHTIQRIKDTDAAKLREEYRRLVEGLKEANVARETDVYLANPVLPDEILQEAVPGSIRTAEHFLGFLRRFLEYLKSRLRVQHVVQESAPQFLKDIFEKVCIDRKPLRFCAERLQSLLRTLEIADIADFSAVTLISNFATLVSTYSLGFTIIIEPFDDRTPTIANPVLHFSCMDPSIAIKPVFQRFQSVVITSGTLSPLDIYPKILDFRPVTMASFTMTLARTCLCPLIVGRGNDQVALSSKFETREDFAVIRNYGNLLLEMSAIVPDGIVAFFTSYVYMENIVASWYEQGILENIQRNKLIFIETPDAAETSMALEKYQEACENGRGAILLSVARGKVSEGIDFVHHFGRAVIMFGVPYVYTQSRILKARLEYLRDQFQIRENDFLTFDAMRHAAQCVGRAIRGKTDYGLMIFADKRYARADKRGKLPRWIQEHINDGSLNLTVDETVQLSKHFLRQMAQPFRQEDQLGLSLLTLEQLQSEEMLKRITQIAHQA, from the exons atgaa GTTGAACATCGAAGGTCTGCTGGTGTATTTTCCGTATGATTACATCTATCCGGAGCAGTACTCCTACATGCTGGAGCTGAAGAGGACTCTGGACGCAAAG GGTCATGGAGTGCTGGAGATGCCTTCAGGAACAGGGAAGACCATCTCCCTGCTGTCCCTCATCGTTGCTTATCAGAGG GCTTTCCCGCTGGATGTGACCAAACTGATCTACTGCTCCAGGACGGTTCCAGAGATCGAGAAG GTGGTGGAGGAGCTCAGGAAGCTGATGGAGTTCTATGCCAAAGAAACCGGAGAAGTCAACAACTTCCTGGCTCTGGCGCTGTCGTCCAGGAAGAACCTCTGCATCCATCCTGAG GTGAGCGCTCTGCGTTTTGGGAAGGAGGTGGACGGGAAGTGCCACAGCCTGACGGCGTCCTACATTCGGGCTCAGCGCCACAGCAACCCCGACCAGCCCGTCTGCCGCTTCTACGAG GAGTTCGACTCTGTCGGCCGGCAGGTTCCTCTTCCTGCTGGCATCTACAACCTGGACGACCTGAAGGACTTTGGCAGACGGAAAGGCTGGTGTCCGTATTATCTGGCTCGGTATTCG ATTCTTCACGCCAACATCGTAGTCTACAGCTACCACTACCTTCTGGACCCAAAGATAGCAGACCTGGTGTCCAAAGAGCTCGCCAAGAAATCTGTGGTTGTGTTTGATGAAGCTCATAACATCG acAACGTTTGCATCGACTCCATGAGCGTGAACATCACCAGAAGAACTCTGGACCGCTGTCAGAACAACGTGGACACACTGCAGCACACCATCCAGAG GATTAAGGACACTGACGCCGCCAAGCTGAGGGAGGAGTACCGGCGGCTGGTGGAGGGGCTGAAGGAGGCAAACGTCGCCAGAGAGACGGACGTCTACCTGGCCAATCCGGTCTTACCTGATGAGATCCTGCAAG AGGCCGTCCCCGGCTCCATTCGCACAGCCGAGCACTTCCTGGGCTTCCTGCGGCGCTTCCTGGAGTACCTGAAGTCCCGCCTGCGCGTCCAGCATGTGGTTCAGGAGAGCGCTCCCCAGTTCCTGAAGGACATCTTTGAGAAGGTCTGCATTGACCGCAAACCCCTCAG GTTTTGTGCAGAAAGGCTCCAGTCGTTGCTTCGAACTCTGGAGATCGCCGACATCGCAGACTTCTCCGCCGTCACTCTCATCTCCAACTTCGCGACTCTCGTCAGCACCTACAGCTTAG GTTTCACCATCATCATCGAACCGTTCGACGACAGAACTCCGACCATCGCCAACCCCGTCCTTCACTTCAG CTGCATGGATCCGTCTATAGCCATCAAACCGGTTTTCCAGAGGTTCCAGTCGGTGGTCATCACGTCTGGG ACCCTCTCCCCTCTGGACATCTACCCTAAAATCCTGGACTTCCGTCCCGTCACCATGGCGTCCTTCACCATGACGCTGGCGCGGACCTGCCTGTGCCCCCTG ATCGTGGGCCGAGGGAACGACCAGGTGGCGCTCAGCTCCAAGTTTGAGACCAGAGAAGACTTCG CTGTGATCCGTAACTATGGCAACCTGCTCCTGGAGATGTCTGCGATCGTTCCCGACGGGATCGTGGCGTTTTTCACCAGCTACGTCTACATGGAGAACATCGTGGCGTCGTGGTACGAGCAG GGAATCCTGGAGAACATCCAGAGGAACAAACTGATCTTCATCGAGACTCCGGATGCAGCCGAGACCAGCATGGCTCTGGAGAAGTACCAGGAG GCCTGTGAGAACGGCAGAGGAGCCATCCTGCTGTCGGTGGCGAGGGGGAAGGTCTCCGAGGGAATCGATTTTG tgcATCACTTTGGCCGCGCCGTCATCATGTTCGGAGTTCCTTATGTTTACACGCAGAGCCGGATCCTGAAG GCGCGGCTGGAGTACCTCAGGGATCAGTTCCAGATCCGGGAGAACGACTTCCTGACGTTCGACGCCATGCGCCACGCCGCTCAGTGTGTGGGCCGGGCCATCCGAGGGAAGACCGATTACGGCCTCATGATCTTCGCCGACAAG CGATACGCTCGAGCCGACAAGCGAGGAAAGCTGCCCCGATGGATCCAGGAGCACATCAACGACGGCAGCCTGAACCTCACGGTGGACGAGACCGTCCAGCTGTCCAAGCACTTCCTGCGGCAGATGGCCCAGCCCTTCCGACAG GAGGACCAGCTGGGTCTGTCTCTGCTGACGCTGGAGCAGCTGCAGTCTGAGGAAATGCTGAAGAGAATTACCCAGATCGCTCACCAGGCCTGA
- the ercc2 gene encoding general transcription and DNA repair factor IIH helicase subunit XPD isoform X2, whose amino-acid sequence MLELKRTLDAKGHGVLEMPSGTGKTISLLSLIVAYQRAFPLDVTKLIYCSRTVPEIEKVVEELRKLMEFYAKETGEVNNFLALALSSRKNLCIHPEVSALRFGKEVDGKCHSLTASYIRAQRHSNPDQPVCRFYEEFDSVGRQVPLPAGIYNLDDLKDFGRRKGWCPYYLARYSILHANIVVYSYHYLLDPKIADLVSKELAKKSVVVFDEAHNIDNVCIDSMSVNITRRTLDRCQNNVDTLQHTIQRIKDTDAAKLREEYRRLVEGLKEANVARETDVYLANPVLPDEILQEAVPGSIRTAEHFLGFLRRFLEYLKSRLRVQHVVQESAPQFLKDIFEKVCIDRKPLRFCAERLQSLLRTLEIADIADFSAVTLISNFATLVSTYSLGFTIIIEPFDDRTPTIANPVLHFSCMDPSIAIKPVFQRFQSVVITSGTLSPLDIYPKILDFRPVTMASFTMTLARTCLCPLIVGRGNDQVALSSKFETREDFAVIRNYGNLLLEMSAIVPDGIVAFFTSYVYMENIVASWYEQGILENIQRNKLIFIETPDAAETSMALEKYQEACENGRGAILLSVARGKVSEGIDFVHHFGRAVIMFGVPYVYTQSRILKARLEYLRDQFQIRENDFLTFDAMRHAAQCVGRAIRGKTDYGLMIFADKRYARADKRGKLPRWIQEHINDGSLNLTVDETVQLSKHFLRQMAQPFRQEDQLGLSLLTLEQLQSEEMLKRITQIAHQA is encoded by the exons ATGCTGGAGCTGAAGAGGACTCTGGACGCAAAG GGTCATGGAGTGCTGGAGATGCCTTCAGGAACAGGGAAGACCATCTCCCTGCTGTCCCTCATCGTTGCTTATCAGAGG GCTTTCCCGCTGGATGTGACCAAACTGATCTACTGCTCCAGGACGGTTCCAGAGATCGAGAAG GTGGTGGAGGAGCTCAGGAAGCTGATGGAGTTCTATGCCAAAGAAACCGGAGAAGTCAACAACTTCCTGGCTCTGGCGCTGTCGTCCAGGAAGAACCTCTGCATCCATCCTGAG GTGAGCGCTCTGCGTTTTGGGAAGGAGGTGGACGGGAAGTGCCACAGCCTGACGGCGTCCTACATTCGGGCTCAGCGCCACAGCAACCCCGACCAGCCCGTCTGCCGCTTCTACGAG GAGTTCGACTCTGTCGGCCGGCAGGTTCCTCTTCCTGCTGGCATCTACAACCTGGACGACCTGAAGGACTTTGGCAGACGGAAAGGCTGGTGTCCGTATTATCTGGCTCGGTATTCG ATTCTTCACGCCAACATCGTAGTCTACAGCTACCACTACCTTCTGGACCCAAAGATAGCAGACCTGGTGTCCAAAGAGCTCGCCAAGAAATCTGTGGTTGTGTTTGATGAAGCTCATAACATCG acAACGTTTGCATCGACTCCATGAGCGTGAACATCACCAGAAGAACTCTGGACCGCTGTCAGAACAACGTGGACACACTGCAGCACACCATCCAGAG GATTAAGGACACTGACGCCGCCAAGCTGAGGGAGGAGTACCGGCGGCTGGTGGAGGGGCTGAAGGAGGCAAACGTCGCCAGAGAGACGGACGTCTACCTGGCCAATCCGGTCTTACCTGATGAGATCCTGCAAG AGGCCGTCCCCGGCTCCATTCGCACAGCCGAGCACTTCCTGGGCTTCCTGCGGCGCTTCCTGGAGTACCTGAAGTCCCGCCTGCGCGTCCAGCATGTGGTTCAGGAGAGCGCTCCCCAGTTCCTGAAGGACATCTTTGAGAAGGTCTGCATTGACCGCAAACCCCTCAG GTTTTGTGCAGAAAGGCTCCAGTCGTTGCTTCGAACTCTGGAGATCGCCGACATCGCAGACTTCTCCGCCGTCACTCTCATCTCCAACTTCGCGACTCTCGTCAGCACCTACAGCTTAG GTTTCACCATCATCATCGAACCGTTCGACGACAGAACTCCGACCATCGCCAACCCCGTCCTTCACTTCAG CTGCATGGATCCGTCTATAGCCATCAAACCGGTTTTCCAGAGGTTCCAGTCGGTGGTCATCACGTCTGGG ACCCTCTCCCCTCTGGACATCTACCCTAAAATCCTGGACTTCCGTCCCGTCACCATGGCGTCCTTCACCATGACGCTGGCGCGGACCTGCCTGTGCCCCCTG ATCGTGGGCCGAGGGAACGACCAGGTGGCGCTCAGCTCCAAGTTTGAGACCAGAGAAGACTTCG CTGTGATCCGTAACTATGGCAACCTGCTCCTGGAGATGTCTGCGATCGTTCCCGACGGGATCGTGGCGTTTTTCACCAGCTACGTCTACATGGAGAACATCGTGGCGTCGTGGTACGAGCAG GGAATCCTGGAGAACATCCAGAGGAACAAACTGATCTTCATCGAGACTCCGGATGCAGCCGAGACCAGCATGGCTCTGGAGAAGTACCAGGAG GCCTGTGAGAACGGCAGAGGAGCCATCCTGCTGTCGGTGGCGAGGGGGAAGGTCTCCGAGGGAATCGATTTTG tgcATCACTTTGGCCGCGCCGTCATCATGTTCGGAGTTCCTTATGTTTACACGCAGAGCCGGATCCTGAAG GCGCGGCTGGAGTACCTCAGGGATCAGTTCCAGATCCGGGAGAACGACTTCCTGACGTTCGACGCCATGCGCCACGCCGCTCAGTGTGTGGGCCGGGCCATCCGAGGGAAGACCGATTACGGCCTCATGATCTTCGCCGACAAG CGATACGCTCGAGCCGACAAGCGAGGAAAGCTGCCCCGATGGATCCAGGAGCACATCAACGACGGCAGCCTGAACCTCACGGTGGACGAGACCGTCCAGCTGTCCAAGCACTTCCTGCGGCAGATGGCCCAGCCCTTCCGACAG GAGGACCAGCTGGGTCTGTCTCTGCTGACGCTGGAGCAGCTGCAGTCTGAGGAAATGCTGAAGAGAATTACCCAGATCGCTCACCAGGCCTGA
- the klc3 gene encoding kinesin light chain 3: protein MLSAEEILCSTQQVIAGLEALRGENHSLLESLQVAMESRVEPSSGSVEQEKSGIIQQSLERIELGLSEAQVMMALSAHLGSLEAEKQKLRAQVRRLCQENQWLRDELATAQQRLQDTEQQVVTLEEQNRHLQFMSSIRKYDQDETPVDDKENFSTKGSLDDLFPADEEEQSQMSQPHSSAAAAAQQGGYEIPARLRTLHNLVIQYASQGRYEVAVPLCKQALEDLEKSSGHTHPDVATMLNILALVYRDQNKYKEAANLLNDALAIREKTLGMDHPAVAATLNNLAVLYGKRGKYKEAEPLCKRALEIREKVLGTDHPDVAKQLNNLALLCQNQGKYQEVEQYYERALHIYQSKLGPDDANVAKTKNNLASCYLKQGKYRQAEALYKEILTRAHEKEFGSVEGDGRPSWSGGDDGGPAQEGLRRSGSFTKLRESIRRSSEKLVRKLKGVGLEENTPRHAGMKRANSLNVLNVGAKDSHNSLQSKHLTDSRVLSSSTQSLTRRSSLGGIS from the exons ATGCTGTCGGCGGAGGAGATCCTGTGCAGCACCCAGCAGGTGATTGCGGGGCTGGAGGCGCTGAGGGGGGAAAACCACAGCCTGCTGGAGAGCCTGCAGGTGGCGATGGAGAGCCGGGTGGAGCCCTCCAGCGGCAGCGTGGAGCAGGAGAAGAGCGGCATCATCCAACAGTCCCTGGAGAGGATCGAGCTGGGTCTGAGCGAGGCACAG GTGATGATGGCGCTGTCGGCTCACCTCGGGTCTCTGGAGGCCGAAAAGCAAAAGCTGCGAGCTCAG GTGCGTCGCCTCTGCCAGGAGAACCAGTGGCTGAGGGACGAGCTGGCCACCGCCCAGCAGCGGCTGCAGGACACCGAGCAGCAGGTGGTCACGCTGGAGGAGCAGAACAGACACCTGCAGTTCATGTCCTCCATACGCAAATACGACCAGGACGAGACGCCTGTG gacgacaaagaaaacttttctaCCAAGGGGTCTCTGGATGATCTGTTTCCTGCAGACGAGGAGGAGCAGTCTCAGA TGTCGCAGCCTCACAGCAGCGCAGCAGCTGCAGCGCAGCAGGGCGGCTACGAGATTCCCGCCCGCCTTCGAACGCTGCACAACCTGGTCATCCAGTACGCGTCGCAGGGCCGCTACGAGGTCGCCGTGCCGCTCTGCAAACAG GCTTTGGAAGACTTGGAGAAATCCTCAGGCCACACCCACCCGGATGTAGCCACCATGCTGAACATCCTCGCGCTGGTGTACCG AGATCAGAACAAATACAAAGAGGCGGCGAACCTGCTGAACGACGCGTTGGCGATCCGGGAGAAGACTCTGGGCATGGACCATCCTGCT GTGGCGGCGACGCTCAACAACCTGGCAGTGCTTTACGGGAAGAGAGGGAAGTACAAAGAAGCAGAACCTCTGTGCAAACGAGCTCTGGAGATCAGAGAGAAG GTTCTGGGAACGGATCATCCAGACGTGGCGAAGCAGCTGAACAACCTGGCTCTGCTCTGTCAGAACCAAGGCAAGTACCAGGAGGTGGAGCAGTACTACGAGCGCGCCCTGCACATCTACCAGAGCAAACTGGGGCCTGATGACGCCAACGTGGCCAAAACCAAGAACAACCTG GCATCGTGTTATCTGAAACAGGGGAAATACAGACAAGCTGAAGCTCTCTACAAAGAGATCCTGACCAGAGCTCACGAAAAAGAATTTGGATCTGTAGAAG GCGACGGTCGTCCCAGCTGGTCAGGAGGCGATGATGGCGGTCCTGCCCAGGAGGGACTGAGGCGCAGCGGCTCCTTCACCAAACTCCGCGAGTCGATTCGCAGAAGCAGCGAGAAGCTGGTCCGCAAGCTCAAAGGGGTCGGACTAGAGGAAAACACCCCACGGCATGCTGG GATGAAGAGGGCAAACtccctgaacgtgctgaacgttgGGGCCAAAGACAGTCACAACAGCTTGCAg TCGAAGCACCTGACCGACAGTCGAGTCCTGAGCTCCAGCACACAGAGTCTGACCAGAAGAAGCTCACTGGGAGGGATCAGCTAA
- the ckmb gene encoding creatine kinase, muscle b produces the protein MTKNCHNDYKMKFSVDEEFPDLSLHNNHMAKVLNKEIYGKLRGKSTPSGFTVDDVIQTGVDNPGHPFIMTVGCVAGDEESYEVFKELLDPVISDRHGGYKPTDKHKTDLNFENLKGGDDLDPNYVLSSRVRTGRSIKGFTLPPHNSRGERRGIEKLSIEALASLDGEFKGKYYPLNGMTDAEQEQLIADHFLFDKPVSPLLTCAGMARDWPDGRGIWHNDNKTFLVWVNEEDHLRVISMQKGGNMKEVFRRFCVGLQKIEEIFKKHNHGFMWNEHLGYILTCPSNLGTGLRGGVHVKLPKLSTHPKFEEILTRLRLQKRGTGGVDTASVGGVFDISNADRLGSSEVEQVQLVVDGVKLMVEMEKKLEKGESIDGMIPAQK, from the exons ATGACGAAGAACTGCCACAACGACTACAAGATGAAGTTCTCCGTGGATGAGGAGTTCCCCGATCTCTCTCTGCACAACAACCACATGGCCAAG GTGCTGAACAAAGAGATCTACGGTAAGCTGAGGGGAAAGTCCACCCCCAGCGGTTTCACCGTGGACGACGTGATCCAGACTGGTGTTGACAACCCTG GTCACCCCTTCATCATGACTGTGGGCTGTGTTGCTGGTGACGAGGAGTCCTACGAGGTCTTCAAGGAGCTGCTGGACCCAGTCATCTCCGACCGTCACGGTGGATACAAGCCCACCGACAAGCACAAGACCGACCTGAACTTCGAGAACCTGAAG GGTGGTGATGACCTGGACCCCAACTACGTGCTGTCCAGCCGTGTCCGCACAGGCCGCAGCATCAAGGGATTCACCCTGCCCCCCCACAACAGCCGTGGGGAGCGCAGAGGCATTGAGAAGCTGTCCATTGAGG CTCTGGCCAGCCTGGATGGAGAGTTCAAGGGAAAGTACTACCCCCTCAACGGCATGACTGACGCCGAGCAGGAGCAGCTGATCGctgaccacttcctgtttgacaaGCCAGTGTCCCCCCTGCTGACCTGCGCCGGCATGGCCCGTGACTGGCCCGACGGCAGAGGAATCTG GCACAACGACAACAAGACCTTCCTGGTGTGGGTGAACGAGGAGGATCACCTGCGCGTCATCTCCATGCAGAAGGGAGGCAACATGAAGGAGGTCTTCAGACGCTTCTGCGTCGGCCTGCAGAAG ATTGAGGAGATCTTCAAGAAGCACAACCACGGCTTCATGTGGAACGAGCATCTGGGTTACATCCTGACCTGCCCCTCCAACCTGGGAACCGGCCTGCGTGGTGGCGTGCACGTCAAGCTGCCCAAGCTCAGCACACACCCCAAGTTTGAGGAGATCCTGACCAGACTGCGCCTGCAGAAGCGTGGCACAG GTGGTGTGGACACCGCCTCTGTGGGCGGAGTCTTTGACATCTCCAACGCTGACCGTCTGGGCTCCTCTGAGGTGGAGCAGGTGCAGCTGGTGGTTGATGGCGTCAAGCTGATGGTGGAGATGGAGAAGAAGCTGGAAAAGGGAGAGTCCATCGACGGCATGATCCCCGCCCAGAAGTAA